Proteins from a single region of Puniceicoccales bacterium:
- a CDS encoding glycogen/starch/alpha-glucan phosphorylase — translation MTKELKKSDVGESNSTKDIKEVFFIDSSVDEFKILIKRHLNCTLAREPSSATKHDWWVASCYALRDKILDRFIKTQIVHHKANTKRLYYLSLEYLTGQLFINNLHNSGAFENLSTALKEFGQDIEEISKEGPDPGLGNGGLGRLAACFLDSLATLNYPAIGYGIHYEFGLFKQEIINGQQVERPDSWMASGDNPWQIARPENAQRVKLYGRVESHFNEKGDWEPRWIDTRDVVGIPWDIPVVGYGAETVNFLRLWESKATEDFNLDEFNRGDYIDAVHGKAVGETISKVLYPNDSTEQGKELRLVQQYFFVSCSIKDILRRYKNAHSGWQNFAKTTAIQLNDTHPAVAVLELMRLLVDREGVDWDMAWQMCQSVFGYTNHTLLPEALETWSVGLFKNVLPRHYQIVCEINKRFLETDVQKTWPNDDQKKRDLSIISSGDNQVIRMAYLSVVACHSVTGVAAMHSDLLKTQLFKDFYQMYPDKFNNKTNGITPRRWLKLCNQELSALIDSKIGKNWTTNLDKLRLLEQFAGDTEFQNEFLEIKHNNKVKLAKIIEELCGITVSPYAVFDVQIKRLHEYKRQHLNLLHIITLYYRLLHSQTDIHPTVFIFSAKAAPGYRMAKTIIHAINVAGKLINNCVTIDNKIKVVFIPNYCVSLAEKIIPAADVSEQISTAGKEASGTGNMKLALNGACTIGTLDGANVEIKEEVGDENIFIFGKTEAEIANLRQQGYNPWDYYHSNGELRAILDWMRSDFFQINHGSNPIKEVAENLLNNGDPFFVLADYEDYCKTQKLINKTYSNRQAWAKMAIYNTARVGKFSSDRTIMEYANDIWALSPLKIGK, via the coding sequence ATGACTAAAGAATTAAAAAAATCTGACGTTGGTGAAAGCAATAGCACCAAAGATATTAAAGAAGTATTTTTTATAGATAGCAGTGTTGATGAGTTTAAAATTTTGATAAAGCGGCACCTGAATTGTACTTTGGCAAGGGAACCATCATCAGCCACAAAGCATGATTGGTGGGTGGCATCCTGCTATGCTCTACGAGATAAAATTCTAGATAGATTCATAAAAACCCAAATCGTACATCACAAAGCTAATACGAAAAGGCTATATTATTTATCTCTGGAATATCTGACAGGCCAGCTATTTATCAATAATTTACATAATTCTGGAGCATTTGAAAATCTATCCACTGCGCTCAAAGAGTTTGGCCAAGACATAGAGGAAATTTCCAAAGAAGGTCCGGATCCCGGATTGGGTAATGGAGGCCTTGGCCGACTGGCAGCTTGTTTTCTGGATTCCTTAGCAACACTGAATTATCCGGCAATTGGCTACGGCATCCACTATGAGTTTGGACTATTTAAGCAGGAAATAATAAATGGACAGCAGGTAGAACGTCCAGACAGTTGGATGGCTTCCGGTGACAATCCATGGCAAATAGCTCGGCCAGAAAATGCCCAAAGGGTGAAGCTATACGGTCGAGTAGAAAGCCATTTTAACGAAAAAGGCGATTGGGAGCCTAGATGGATAGATACCAGAGATGTGGTTGGAATTCCCTGGGACATACCGGTGGTTGGCTATGGAGCAGAAACCGTAAATTTTCTAAGACTATGGGAATCAAAGGCTACCGAGGATTTTAATTTAGACGAATTCAACCGTGGAGATTACATCGATGCCGTTCATGGTAAAGCCGTCGGTGAAACGATCTCAAAGGTATTATACCCCAATGATTCCACCGAGCAGGGCAAGGAACTACGACTTGTACAACAATATTTTTTTGTGTCCTGTTCCATAAAAGATATTTTGCGTCGGTATAAAAATGCTCATAGCGGTTGGCAGAATTTTGCAAAAACAACGGCAATTCAGCTGAATGATACCCATCCTGCTGTGGCCGTGCTAGAGCTTATGCGCCTATTGGTCGATAGAGAAGGCGTTGATTGGGATATGGCCTGGCAAATGTGCCAATCTGTTTTTGGCTACACCAATCACACATTGTTGCCCGAAGCGTTGGAAACCTGGAGTGTTGGGTTATTTAAAAATGTACTACCAAGACACTATCAAATAGTCTGTGAAATAAACAAAAGATTCCTCGAAACCGATGTCCAGAAAACCTGGCCCAATGATGATCAAAAGAAACGCGATCTATCCATAATATCTTCCGGTGATAACCAGGTTATACGCATGGCCTATTTGTCAGTGGTGGCTTGTCATTCGGTAACCGGTGTGGCAGCTATGCATAGCGATCTACTTAAGACCCAGCTATTCAAGGATTTTTATCAAATGTATCCGGATAAATTCAATAACAAGACCAATGGAATAACTCCGAGGCGCTGGTTGAAGCTATGCAATCAGGAACTTTCGGCATTAATAGATTCAAAAATTGGAAAAAATTGGACCACAAACTTGGATAAACTGCGACTATTGGAGCAATTTGCCGGGGATACAGAATTTCAAAACGAATTTCTAGAAATAAAGCACAATAACAAGGTTAAATTGGCAAAAATAATCGAAGAGCTGTGTGGCATAACGGTTAGTCCCTATGCTGTATTTGATGTGCAAATAAAAAGATTACATGAATATAAGCGTCAACATCTTAATCTGTTGCATATCATAACCCTTTATTATAGGTTGCTGCACAGTCAGACGGATATCCATCCGACAGTATTTATTTTTTCTGCCAAAGCTGCACCTGGCTATAGAATGGCTAAGACAATAATCCATGCGATAAATGTCGCTGGAAAATTGATAAACAATTGCGTTACTATAGATAATAAAATCAAGGTGGTCTTCATCCCTAACTACTGCGTCAGCCTGGCGGAAAAAATAATACCAGCAGCAGATGTCTCTGAACAGATCTCCACGGCGGGCAAAGAGGCCTCTGGTACCGGCAATATGAAATTGGCTTTGAATGGTGCCTGTACCATAGGAACCCTCGACGGAGCGAATGTGGAAATAAAAGAAGAGGTGGGAGATGAAAATATTTTTATTTTTGGAAAAACCGAAGCCGAGATTGCTAACCTTCGGCAGCAAGGTTATAATCCATGGGATTACTATCATTCCAATGGCGAACTAAGAGCCATTCTCGACTGGATGAGATCTGATTTTTTTCAAATCAATCATGGATCGAATCCTATCAAAGAAGTGGCCGAAAATTTATTAAACAATGGTGATCCATTTTTTGTTTTGGCGGATTATGAAGATTACTGCAAAACCCAAAAGCTTATAAATAAAACCTATAGCAATAGACAAGCCTGGGCAAAAATGGCCATCT